The following coding sequences lie in one Vanessa atalanta chromosome 1, ilVanAtal1.2, whole genome shotgun sequence genomic window:
- the LOC125065789 gene encoding DNA-binding protein Ewg isoform X4 — protein sequence MVRESQGDSDYSNMNSAVSSESMDLAEEDMSQVDGCGLSGGSEDEDECASSPAGSAYEDGADVIKSAMSDEVTKQLAAAGPVGMAAAAAIASSKKRKRPHSFETNPSVRKRHQNRLLRKLRQTIEEFATRVGQQAVVLVATPGKPNTSYRVFGAKPLEDVVRNLRCMIMEELENALAQQAPPPPLDDPSLFELPPLIIDGIPTPVEKMTQAQLRAFIPLMLKYSMVRGKPGWGRESTRPPWWPKDLPWANVRMDARSEDEKQKMSWTHALRQIVINCYKYHGREDLLPAFTEDEDDKIAVQQMSQYAPAVLQTITNPDGSVSLIQVDPSNHIITLPDGTTAQVVSIDTRSAENTRNWIDGSFKIHSGEGGGVVQALEGDGAVAVDLNAVAEATLNHDGQIILTGEDGHGYPVSVSGVITVPVSASVYQSMVASMQQQDGVCVAPLVQVEQNGETLEAISMGGGVAQVMLQGGGEAQVLQVLSLKDATVLTKAMQVKSERDAVAADS from the exons ATGGTCCGGGAGAGTCAGGGGGATTCAGACTACAGCAACATGAACTCAGCCGTCAGCTCAGAATCTATGGACTTGGCTGAAGAG GACATGTCCCAAGTGGACGGGTGCGGGCTAAGCGGCGGCTCGGAGGACGAAGACGAGTGCGCGTCGTCGCCGGCCGGCTCCGCTTACGAGGACGGCGCTGACGTCATCAAGAGCGCCATGAGCGATGAGGTCACCAAGCAGCTGGCTGCCGCTG GACCGGTGGGTATGGCCGCCGCGGCAGCTATTGCGTCGTCGAAAAAACGTAAGAGGCCACATTCCTTCGAAACGAACCCCTCAGTCAGGAAGAGACACCAGAACAGACTACTTAGAAAACTGAGA CAAACGATCGAGGAGTTCGCGACGCGCGTGGGGCAGCAGGCCGTGGTGCTGGTGGCGACGCCCGGCAAGCCCAACACCTCGTACCGCGTGTTCGGCGCCAAGCCGCTGGAGGACGTCGTGCGCAACCTGCGCTGCATGATCATGGAGGAGCTCGAGAACGCGCTCGCGCAGCAG gcgccgccgccgccgctggaCGACCCCTCGCTGTTCGAGCTGCCGCCGCTCATCATCGACGGCATCCCCACGCCCGTCGAGAAGATGACGCAGGCGCAGCTGCGCGCCTTCATCCCGCTCATGCTCAAGTACTCCATGG TGCGCGGCAAGCCGGGCTGGGGCCGCGAGTCGACCCGGCCGCCGTGGTGGCCCAAGGACCTGCCGTGGGCCAACGTGCGCATGGACGCGCGCTCCGAGGACGAGAAGCAGAAA ATGTCGTGGACGCATGCGCTGCGACAGATCGTCATCAACTGCTACAAGTACCACGGCCGAGAGGACCTGCTGCCCGCCTTCACCGAGGACGAGGACGACAAGATCGCCGTGCAGCAG ATGTCGCAGTACGCGCCGGCCGTTCTGCAGACGATCACGAACCCGGACGGCTCGGTTTCGCTGATCCAGGTGGACCCAAGCAACCACATCATTACGCTGCCCGACGGCACCACGGCGCAAGTGGTCAGTATCGATACACGATCTGCCGAAAATACCCGAAACTGGATCGACGGATCCTTTAAA ATCCACAGCGGCGAGGGGGGCGGCGTGGTGCAGGCGCTGGAGGGGGACGGCGCGGTGGCCGTCGACCTCAACGCCGTGGCCGAGGCCACGCTCAACCACGACGGACAGATCATACTCACGGGCGAAGACGGACACG GCTACCCGGTGTCAGTGTCGGGCGTGATAACAGTGCCGGTGTCTGCGTCCGTGTACCAGTCCATGGTGGCGTCCATGCAGCAGCAGGACGGCGTCTGCGTCGCGCCGCTCGTGCAG GTGGAGCAGAACGGCGAGACGCTGGAGGCCATCTCCATGGGCGGCGGGGTGGCGCAGGTCATGCTGCAGGGCGGCGGGGAGGCGCAGGTGCTGCAGGTGCTCAGTCTCAAGGACGCCACTGTGCTCACCAAGGCCATG CAAGTGAAATCCGAGCGCGACGCGGTGGCGGCCGACTCCTAG